CCCATCTCTAAATCGTTAAGCTCATCCATCACCACGTGATAGTCATCGGGCTGCCTGATGTACTGCCGAATATTGAGCGCCACCATGCGGTCGTCTTTGTTATAGCTGTCGATGCCGGTGCAGGTGGATAGCGCCAGGACCTGGTAACCCTGCTCAATGGTACGGTTCACCACGTCGGCAAAGGCCTTCTCATAAGCCTCCTGCGTGGTGCCCAACCGTTTATCGAACGGCGCAAGTTCACGCAGCGTAATGGCCACGGTTTTCTTCCCTGCCACCACGCCGAGCCAGTGCTTAACCGCATAGCCCGGCACAAAATCCTCTTCATGCTGGGCCACCAGCCACGCCGTATCGACCCCTTGTTCAACTTTGCTGGTGTCGATTTGACTTTGTTTCATTAACTCCAGACTCACCGTTTCACGCAGAATAAGGGACCTGGCGTGGCCGAAGACATAGTTCGCCAGTTGGTTAAACTGCGGCTCCTGGAACGGACCAACGCTGTGCCCGACCATATAAACCGGCTTACGCGCCATAAAGCTGCACAGCGCATGCTCAAACTGCGTGACGCCATAAAGATCGACAAAGAAAGAGCCGCCTACCTGAATAATCGCGTCGTACTCCTGCAGTGATTTTACAAAATCAATGAACCCCTGCGGGATGGCAATATTACGCAACCGTCCGGTGTTGGTTGCCTTGGCCACCAGCACATGGTGCTGATATTTCCGGCGCAGGACTTTCTTCACCCGCCCCACCAGCCCGGCCGCGTTGTTATACTGCTTCATTTGCTTGTAGAGCCCGTCGCCCAGAACCGGACGCCCAAGCAGCCAGGCTGAACTCACCGGGTAACGGCTCATCACATCGACATGGATGCTGTCATCCAGCGTGGTAATGGCGTCAATCAACCCGCGCAAAATGGCGCTATCACCGCGGTTACCGCAAGTATGGTTGCCAAGAATAAGTAACTTCATATCGACCTCTAAATTTATGACGACGCGGTAAAAAAGTGGTTTTCCCGCTGCGTTGTTATTAGCCAGCGCGGAGCAGCGCTTTCAAACGTTCGCTTCGACAAAACTGTCGCTTCAGCTCAACAATCAGCGCATTGCGGGACAAAATAATCATCACAATAAAAGCCGCAGCCCCGGCCGCTACCTGTACGCCTAACATGGCCGCCAGCGGCAAATGCCCGTTCAGCGCCATGCCAAGCCCGGCGCTGACAATCAGCGTGGGGAGAGAGAGGTAAAAAGGCAGCCAGATGCTGAGGATGTACTCCCGGTAGCTGGAGCCCAGTACCGGTTTAATCATGATGAAATAGCTGAGGACGGTGTTAACCACCTGAACAAAAAGAAAGCCGAGCGTGACGCCGAGCGCGCCGCCGATCTGGCCGCCGACAATAATCGCCGGAATAAACAGGCAGGTTTTAAAAACGTTAAACTTGAAGCTAATGTCCACGCGCGCCTTGGCCATCAGCAGTGATCCGATCGGGTTCCCAATGGAACGCAGCAGGCCGACCACGCACAGCAACTGCAGGATAGGCGTAATGAACTGCCATTTTTCCCCAAACACCAGCGGGACGAAGTTATTGGAGACCACCATCAACCCCAGCAGCGCCGGGAAGTTAATGATGCCCACAATCGACAGCAGCTTATAAAAATTCACCCGGAGCTTCGCGGTGTCGTCCTGAATCTTGGCAAACGCCGGGAAAAGCACGCGGGTGATGATCGGGTTGAGCTTCATCGGCGGCACAACGGCCACGTTATAAGCCAGGTTATAGCCACCGGCGACGCTGGCGCCGAGAATACGCGCCAGCACCAGCGTTGAAAGGTTGGTGTTGACGTAGTTGATCACGCTGTCTGCGGTCAGCCACGCGCCAAACTTCAGGTTTGAATTGACCGATTTCAGAGAAAAATGGAAGCCCGGGCGGTAAATCTTGCGTCCAAAGAAGCCAAACAGCATGGTGCGCACCACGGTGTTCACCAGATAACCAATGATTGCCGTGATGGCGAACGGATAATACATTGCTGCCGCGACGGTAACGCTGAATCCCACCAGCACGGACACCGTCTCAATTGAGCCGATTTTCGAAAATTCCAGCTCCTTTTGCATCAGGGCGCGGAACTGCTGCCCGTGCGGGATAACAATAAACGCAAAGGCCAGCGTTTTAATCAGCGGTGACAAGTCCGGGTTATGCAGCACACCGGCAATCACGCCGCTTAATAAAAACACCACGATGCACACCAGCACGCCCAGACCGACGTTCAGCCAGTAGAGCGTGGTTAGCTCCAGCTGGCTTATCTCTTTGCGCTGAATAATCGAGTTGGCGATACCAAAATCAGACAGCGTATCGGCCAGGGCAATGATCACCAGCGATACGGTCAGCAGGCCAAACTGGTGGTTATCAATGGTTCTGGCCAGAATGGTCATCTGTGCCAGCCCTAAACCAATAATGATCACCGTTGCAATCGCGGACCACTTTGCGCCGCTGATGGTTTTTTCTCTCAGGCTCATGTTGGGTTCCGGTCAGTATGCCGCTTTGTTAACAAAGCCTTTGAAAACGGTCAGGAAAACAATCTTGATGTCGAACCAGAGGCTCCATTCACGAATGTATTCCAGGTCGAACTCCACGCGCTTTTCCATCTTATCGAGCGTGTCCGTTTCCCCACGCCAGCCATTAATTTGCGCCCAGCCGGTAATACCGGGTTTAACCTTATGGCGCAGCATGTAGCCTTCAATTAACGCGCGGTATTGCTCGTTATGAGCCACGGCATGGGGACGAGGGCCGACGATGGACATGCCGCCAAGCAGCACGTTGATAAACTGCGGCAGTTCGTCGAGAGAGGTGCGGCGCAGGAAACTCCCCACCGGGGTGATGCGTGAATCCCCTTTCGTGGCCTGCACAACCACCGCGTCGTTTTCCATCACCTTCATGGAACGGAATTTCCACACCTTGATGGGTTTGCCATCCATGCCGTAGCGCGTCTGGCGGAAAATAACCGGCCCGGGGGAAGTCAGCTTCACCGCCAGGCTGATACAAAGCAGAACCGGGGAAATCAGCAGCAGAATAAAAGAGGACAGCACGATATCTTCCAGCCGTTTAAGCACGCTGTTAAAGCCGCTCAGGGGCGTTTCAAACAGCGGCACAACCGGCACACCGTTGACCTCTTCGGTACGGGCATTGAGGATATTGAAGGTGAATACATCGGGGATCAGCAGCACGGAACAGGTGGTATCCGCCAGTTCACTCACCAGCTTTTTAATCCTGGACTCGTGGCTCATCTCCATCGCGATGTAGACTTTATCAATCTGGCCGTTACGGGCGTCAGTCACCAGCGTATTGAAGTTGCCAATATAGCTCACCAGCGCCCCTGCTGGCGGCTCATCGTCATAGACGCCAAGCACGTTAAAGCCAAGCCATGGTTCATTCTTGAAGCTTTGCGCCAGCACCTGCCCAACGGGCAGAGAGCCTGCGATGGCAACGCGGCGCGTATTAAAGCCTTTGTTACGCAGCCAGCCCGCAGCAAAACGGATCCATGACCGGCAGATAACCATCCCGGCACCGGTTAAAACATACCAGGCCAGGTACACCCAGAAAGAACCATCAAAATCGCTGTTAAAGGCCAGCAGTCCGGCGCTGAAAACCACGCTCAGCGTCCAGTTCTGCAGCAACAGGAATAGCTCGCTGGAGATTTTCACCCCGCGCCATGAGCGGTAAAAATCCGTCATCCCACCGATCATCTGAAACACAACGAGGGTCAATAAAGCCATCAGCAAATGCATATAGAGAAAGGGCAAAGCGTTAGCCTTGCAAACCATCCATAGCCCGGCAAACATGATGCTGATGTCAGAAAAACGTTGCACCATAGAGATCAACGATGCGTTGGTTTTTGGCAGCTCACGCTTTTTTAGATTTGTCATCGTTTTACCTTTGAAAGTTGTCGCATTTGTGTTCTTCCCCCTCACCCCAGCCCTCTCCCCACGGGGAGCGGGAGAAAAGCGGGTACCTGACTATTTACTCCCTCTCCCTTCCAGGGAGAGGGTCAGGGTGAGGGTTAAACACCTCAATGCGCCAGGTTACTGATTCAGCAACGCCATAATTTCCTGCGTTCGCGCCTGCATCAGCGTCTCGTCGCCGCGAGACTCCACGTTCAGGCGAACCACCGGCTCGGTGTTAGAGCTGCGCAGGTTGAAGCGCCAGTCGCCAAACGCCATGCTGATCCCATCCGTATGGTCAATCTCTGCCGCGTGCGGGCCGAAATGCGCGCGTACCCGCTCAATCGCCGCCGCAGGTGTCTCCAGCTTGCTGTTGATTTCCCCGCTTGCCGGCCAGGCCGCCATGCGATCCTCTACCAGCTCGCCCAGGGTTTTGCCCTTCAGGCACAGCAGCTCGGTCACCAGCAGCCACGGGATCATCCCGCTGTCGCAGTAGGCAAAGTCACGGAAATAGTGATGCGCGCTCATCTCACCGCCGTAAATGGCGTCCTCTTCACGCATGCGTTCTTTAATAAACGCGTGCCCGGTTTTGGACATCACCGGTTTCCCCCCCGCACGCTCGACGATATCGACCGTGTTCCAGGACAGGCGCGGGTCGTGAATGATTTTCGCGCCCGGCTGTTTTTCGAGGAACGCCGCCGCCAGCAGGCCCACGATGTAATAGCCCTCGATGAACTGCCCTTTCTCATCGAACAGGAAGCAGCGGTCAAAATCACCGTCAAAAGCGATGCCCATATCCGCCCCGTGGGCAATCACCGCGTCGCGGGTATCGGCCCGGCACTCAGGCAGCAGCGGGTTGGGAATACCGTTCGGGAAATTGCCGTCCGGGGTGTTATGCACCTTCACAAAGGTCAGCGGCACGTTGAGCGCCTTAAAGCGGGCTTCGATGGCGTCCACAATCGGGCCTGCGGCGCCGTTGCCGGAGTTGACCACCAGCTTCAGCGGTTTGATGTGGCTGACGTTGATGTAGGAGAACAGATGGTCCAGGTAGGCTTCCAGCACCGACACTTTCTGATAGCTGCCGCGCGCCGAGGCTTTCACCGGCGGGAAGTCATTGGCTTCCGCCAGGCGCTGCACGTCGCGCAGGCCGGTATCGCCGCTGATTGGGCGGGCGCCCTCGCGCACCAGCTTCATGCCGTTATAGTCCATCGGGTTGTGGCTGGCGGTCACTTCAATACCGCCGTCCACGTTCAGATGCCAGGTGGCAAAGTAAATCTCTTCGGTACCGGACAGGCCGATATCCAGCACGTCCACGCCCGCATCCTGCAGGCCACGCGCCAGCGCCTGTTTCAGCGCTTCGCTGGTCAAGCGAACGTCGCCCCCGAGAACGATAGTTTTCGGCTTCAGGTACTCGCCGTAGGCGCGACCGATGCGCCAGGCAATGTCTTCATTTAGCTCGTCGCCCAGGCGGCCACGGATGTCGTAAGCTTTAAAACAGGTCAGTTGCTGCATGATTTCGCTCCTTCGGGCAACAGTTACCCAACCCACGGGTGTCTGGCCCGTGGAGCATGTTTTTTAGTCAGGGATTAAATACGTCCGTAGCGGTCCTGGAAGCGGACAATGTCGTCTTCTTCCAGATAGGTACCGGAGCGAACCTCAATCAGGTCGAGTGGAATTTTGCCGGGGTTTTCCAGGCAGTGGGTCATGCCGAGCGGGATATAAATAGATTCGTTTTCGCCCAGCAGTTTGACCTCATCCCCCAGCGTGACCTTCGCGGTGCCCGCCACCACAATCCAGTGCTCGGCGCGGTGATGGTGCATTTGCAGCGAAAGACCTTCGCCCGGCTTGACGGTGATGCGCTTCACCTGGTAACGCTCCCCGGCGTCGATGGAGTCATATTTCCCCCACGGGCGGTAAACCTCGCGGTGATTATGATGCTCGTGGCGGCCCTCACCTTTGATGCGCTCCACCACTTTCTTCACGTTCTGGACATGGTCACGGTCGGCAATCAGCACCGCATCTTTGGTTTGCACCACAACCAGGTCTTTCACCCCCACGGTAGTGACCAGGCCGGATTCGGCATAGATGTAGCTGTTTTCGGTTTCGTGACTGATAACATCCCCGTGATGGACGTTCCCTTCCGGGCTCTTGGCACTGATTTCCCACAGCGAGGACCACGAGCCCACATCGCTCCAGCCGGCGTCCATCGGCACCACCACCGCATCGGCGGTTTTTTCCATTACCGCATAGTCGATAGACTCATCCGGGCAGGCCAGGAACGCCTGCTCATCCACGCGGACAAAATCCAGATCCGGGTCAACGCCCGCCATGGCTTTTTCGCAGGCGGCCAGAATGTCGGGGCGGAACTTCGCCAGCTCTTCCAGGTAGCGACCGGCGCGGAACAGGAACATGCCGCTGTTCCAGTAGTATTCTCCGCAGGCGACATAGGCCTGGGCGGTGGAGAGATCGGGTTTTTCGACGAACTGTGCCACGCTAAAGGCCAGTGCATCGGCGCCGTTTTCCGGGGTAGCCACTGCGCCACGGCGAATATAGCCGTAGCCCGTTTCCGGCAGGTCGGGGACGATCCCAAAGGTCACCAGCTTGCCGGCTTCCGCATAAGGCATCGCGCAGCGCACCGCCTCGCGGAAAGCCTCTTCATTCTGAATGACGTGATCGGCGGCGAGGATCAGCATCAGCGGGTCCTGCTGCGGCTGGTTACGCAGCGCGGCCAGGGCGGCCAGCGCAATGGCAGGGGCCGTGTTGCGCCCGGCAGGTTCCAGCACGATATTTTCGGTCAATTTACTTAGCTGGCGCAGCTGCTCGGCCACAATAAAGCGGTGTTCCTCATTGCAAATCACCACCGGACTTTCGCACTCTACCCCGTTCAGGCGATTGATGGTGGTTTGCAGCATGGTCAGATCCCCTTTCAGGCAGAGGAACTGCTTGGGGTACAGCACGCGGGACAGCGGCCAAAGACGACTGCCGTTTCCGCCCGCCATGATCACCGGATAGAGTTGTGACTGACTCATCATTTATCCCCGAATGTCAGCAATAAATTGGCTTAACACGTTCTCTTTTTCGAGCGTGCGTTCGGCATATTCACGTGCCACCGTGTTGTGTTGAGGAAGCTGCAGGCAGCGTTCAATGCCCGCCGCCAGCGCATCGGCGGATTCAGGCATCACGCAAACCGCAATGTCCGGATACGCCTCGCAAAGCTGGCCCAGTTCTGTTTCAGGCTCGGCGGTAATCACCGCATTTCCGCCGACGGCCAGGATATTGGTGAGTTTTGACGGCAGCACGGCGTCTGCCGCTCCCCGGCGCTGAATAACCAGGTGGCAATCAGCCAGACTGAGCAGCGCGGGCAGCGCTTCGTAAGACTGAAGCGGGTGGAACACCACGTTACTCAGCCCGTGAACGTGCACCAGTTTCTCAAGTCGCTCTTTGCCCCCACCCTGGCCAACAATCACGAACAGATACGGGCTCTCAGAGAATCGGCCCGCCACTTCAATGACCGTTTCCAGCCCCTGTTTTTCACCGATGTTGCCGGAGTAGAGAATGATTTTTTTATCTTCCGGCAGGCTAAGCGCCTTACGAACGGCCTGGATTTGTTCGGGGGCTACATCGCGAAATCGCGCCACTTCCGACCAGTTAGGAAAGAAAATCACCCGCTGTGGGTCGACCCCTTTCTCGGTGGCTTTATTCATCATCGAGCGCGAAATGGTTGAGACGTTATCGACGTTATGCAGCCCGCTTTTTTCAAAGCGCTGTGCCAGGCGAGCAATTTTGCCCGGCGTTTTACCGGCCATACCGAGGCCGAGCATCGCGTCCACCTCGTAGTCCTGAATATGCAGCAGCGTGCGGGCGCCGCTCAGTTTTGCCAGCAGACGCATCCCCGGCACACAAAACAGCGTCGGTACGACGCCAATGACGCGATCTGGCTTCCAGCTACGCTGCGCCAGAAGCGGGAAAAATGAACTCAGCGCGAAGCTGCCTAAATGGATCAGACGTTTCAGCGTCGAAGGCTGCTTCGGTACATACAGCGGGCAGCGCCAGACGGTTGCTTTCCCCTGCTCTTTTTTGTATTTCCACGCCGAGTATTCCGGGTGAACGCGCCAGACCGGATAATAGGGAGGCGCGGTGATGACCCGCACCTCATGGCCCCGGCTGGTCATCCACTCCACCATCTCACCGGTGTACTTGCCGATGCCGGTCAGTTCCGGTGAATAGTTAATGCCGTAGACCAGAATTTTCATAAGCCCGGTACCTTCCCATTACCCTGGGTGATGAAGTAAGCGCGGCTGTTGTCGTGCACGTCTTCACGCTTAAGCAGCGCTTCCGGCGTCAGCCAGCAGTAAGCTTTGTGCTGTTCGGCCGGCAAATTGAGCTGTTTGTCGTCCACCCGCAGCCGGAAGCCCAGCACCACGTAATGCGTCGAAAAATCTTTTCCAGAGAAGTTATCGCCGTAGAAGTGCTGCCAGACGCCGTAGAACTCCCCGTCCATCAGGCTGAACGATTTGCCCAGTTCGGCCTCCGTCAGCCGAATGAAGGCATTCGCCAGCGTTTCGTTCTTCAGCACCCTCCCCCCGGGCACAAACCAAAAGCCCTTTGCGGGGCGATTGGTTCGCAAACCCAGCAGGAACTCGCCCGCCTGGTTTTCGACGATAAGATCGATGGAAATAAGCGGTGTAGCACTCACCACGGTGGCAAAATCTTCTGCGCTCAAAAACATGCTTACCCCCGGAACCGCTGCTGGTTTTCGAGGAACCACTGGTAGGTACTGGCGAGGCCCGCCTCCAGGGAAATCTCGTGATACCAGCCGAGGCGATGCAGACGGGAAACGTCCAGCAGCTTGCGCGGCGTGCCGTCCGGCTTCGTGGCGTCAAATACCACCCGGCCACGGTAGCCGGTGACTTTCGCCAGCGTCTGCGCCAGTTCACGAATGGTGCAGTCCACGCCGGTGCCGACGTTAATGTGCGACAGCATCGGGTCGGTGTTTTCCTGCCACACCTCCTGGTCCAGCTCCATCACATGAATGCTGGCTGCGGCCATGTCGTCCACATGCAAGAACTCGCGCATCGGCGTGCCGCTGCCCCACACCACCACGTCCGGGGCATTCTCCTGCGCGGCTTCATGGAAGCGGCGCAGCAGGGCCGGAATAACGTGGGAGTTGCTCGGGTGGAAGTTGTCGTTTGGCCCGTACAGATTGGTCGGCATCACCGAGCGGTAATCCCGTCCGTACTGGCGGTTGTAGGACTCGCACAGCTTGATACCCGCAATCTTGGCAATCGCATACGGCTCGTTCGTGGTCTCCAGCGTGCCCTGCAACAGCTCGCTTTCGGCCATCGGCTGCTTCGCCATCTTCGGATAGATACAAGATGAGCCGAGGAACAACAGTTTGTTCACGCCGTGCGTGTGCGCGGCATGAATGATGTTGCTTTCGATCATCATGTTCTCGTAGATGAACTCTGCCGGGAAGGTGTTATTGGCGACGATGCCGCCCACTTTTGCCGCAGCCAGGTACACCTGGTCAATTTTCTCCCTGGCGAAGAAGGCATCGACTTCACCCGCGTCCAGCAGGTTCAGCTCATCGCGCCCGCGCAGCACCAGTTCAACGTCATCACGCTGCCCGAGCTGGCGGACGATGGCCGAGCCGACCATCCCACGGTGACCGGCAACAAAGATACGTTTCTTATTCATACTCAGGACTCCAGCGCGATGGCAACCTCATACCCATGGGACTTCAGCAGGGAGTGTTTCTTCGCCGCTTCCAGGTCTTTGGCCACCATCTCGCCGACCATCTCCTGCAGGGTGATTTCCGGCTTCCAGCCCAGGGTTTCGTGCGCTTTGGTTGGGTCACCCAGCAGGGTTTCCACTTCAGCAGGACGGAAGTAGCGCGGGTCAACGGAGACGATAACATCGCCTGGCTTCACGCCCGGTGCATCGTGCCCCGTGACGGAAACCACAATGCCCTTCTCTTCCACGCCCTGGCCTTCAAAGCGCAGTTTGATGCCAAGCTGAGCCGCAGCCATTTCCACAAACTGACGCACGGAGTACTGCACGCCGGTGGCGATCACGAAGTCTTCCGGCTTCTCTTGCTGCAGCATCATCCACTGCATTTTCACGTAGTCTTTGGCATGCCCCCAGTCGCGCAGGGAGTCCATGTTGCCGAGGTACAGGCACTTCTCCAGGCCCTGAGCAATGTTGGCGATAGCGCGGGTAATTTTACGGGTCACGAAAGTTTCGCCGCGGCGCGGAGATTCGTGGTTGAACAGAATGCCGTTACAGGCATACATGCCGTAGGATTCGCGGTAGTTGACGGTGATCCAGTACGCATAAAGCTTAGCCACCGCGTACGGAGAGCGCGGGTAGAAAGGGGTGGTTTCTTTCTGTGGAATTTCCTGCACCAGGCCATACAGTTCGGAGGTAGAAGCCTGGTAGA
This Klebsiella michiganensis DNA region includes the following protein-coding sequences:
- a CDS encoding colanic acid biosynthesis protein, whose protein sequence is MKLLILGNHTCGNRGDSAILRGLIDAITTLDDSIHVDVMSRYPVSSAWLLGRPVLGDGLYKQMKQYNNAAGLVGRVKKVLRRKYQHHVLVAKATNTGRLRNIAIPQGFIDFVKSLQEYDAIIQVGGSFFVDLYGVTQFEHALCSFMARKPVYMVGHSVGPFQEPQFNQLANYVFGHARSLILRETVSLELMKQSQIDTSKVEQGVDTAWLVAQHEEDFVPGYAVKHWLGVVAGKKTVAITLRELAPFDKRLGTTQEAYEKAFADVVNRTIEQGYQVLALSTCTGIDSYNKDDRMVALNIRQYIRQPDDYHVVMDELNDLEMGKIFAACELTVGTRLHSAIISMNFGTPAIAINYEHKSAGIMQQLGMPEMAIDIRQLLDGSLQGVVADVLGQLPSINQRLATAVSAERANGMKMVESVLERVKEGT
- a CDS encoding colanic acid exporter, producing the protein MSLREKTISGAKWSAIATVIIIGLGLAQMTILARTIDNHQFGLLTVSLVIIALADTLSDFGIANSIIQRKEISQLELTTLYWLNVGLGVLVCIVVFLLSGVIAGVLHNPDLSPLIKTLAFAFIVIPHGQQFRALMQKELEFSKIGSIETVSVLVGFSVTVAAAMYYPFAITAIIGYLVNTVVRTMLFGFFGRKIYRPGFHFSLKSVNSNLKFGAWLTADSVINYVNTNLSTLVLARILGASVAGGYNLAYNVAVVPPMKLNPIITRVLFPAFAKIQDDTAKLRVNFYKLLSIVGIINFPALLGLMVVSNNFVPLVFGEKWQFITPILQLLCVVGLLRSIGNPIGSLLMAKARVDISFKFNVFKTCLFIPAIIVGGQIGGALGVTLGFLFVQVVNTVLSYFIMIKPVLGSSYREYILSIWLPFYLSLPTLIVSAGLGMALNGHLPLAAMLGVQVAAGAAAFIVMIILSRNALIVELKRQFCRSERLKALLRAG
- a CDS encoding UDP-glucose lipid carrier transferase (WcaJ; glucose-1-phosphate transferase responsible for the addition of the first glucose-1-phosphate from UDP-glucose to the lipid carrier undecaprenyl phosphate in the biosynthesis of colanic acid), which gives rise to MTNLKKRELPKTNASLISMVQRFSDISIMFAGLWMVCKANALPFLYMHLLMALLTLVVFQMIGGMTDFYRSWRGVKISSELFLLLQNWTLSVVFSAGLLAFNSDFDGSFWVYLAWYVLTGAGMVICRSWIRFAAGWLRNKGFNTRRVAIAGSLPVGQVLAQSFKNEPWLGFNVLGVYDDEPPAGALVSYIGNFNTLVTDARNGQIDKVYIAMEMSHESRIKKLVSELADTTCSVLLIPDVFTFNILNARTEEVNGVPVVPLFETPLSGFNSVLKRLEDIVLSSFILLLISPVLLCISLAVKLTSPGPVIFRQTRYGMDGKPIKVWKFRSMKVMENDAVVVQATKGDSRITPVGSFLRRTSLDELPQFINVLLGGMSIVGPRPHAVAHNEQYRALIEGYMLRHKVKPGITGWAQINGWRGETDTLDKMEKRVEFDLEYIREWSLWFDIKIVFLTVFKGFVNKAAY
- a CDS encoding phosphomannomutase (capsular polysaccharide biosynthesis protein; catalyzes the formation of D-mannose 6-phosphate from alpha-D-mannose 1-phosphate), producing MQQLTCFKAYDIRGRLGDELNEDIAWRIGRAYGEYLKPKTIVLGGDVRLTSEALKQALARGLQDAGVDVLDIGLSGTEEIYFATWHLNVDGGIEVTASHNPMDYNGMKLVREGARPISGDTGLRDVQRLAEANDFPPVKASARGSYQKVSVLEAYLDHLFSYINVSHIKPLKLVVNSGNGAAGPIVDAIEARFKALNVPLTFVKVHNTPDGNFPNGIPNPLLPECRADTRDAVIAHGADMGIAFDGDFDRCFLFDEKGQFIEGYYIVGLLAAAFLEKQPGAKIIHDPRLSWNTVDIVERAGGKPVMSKTGHAFIKERMREEDAIYGGEMSAHHYFRDFAYCDSGMIPWLLVTELLCLKGKTLGELVEDRMAAWPASGEINSKLETPAAAIERVRAHFGPHAAEIDHTDGISMAFGDWRFNLRSSNTEPVVRLNVESRGDETLMQARTQEIMALLNQ
- the cpsB gene encoding mannose-1-phosphate guanyltransferase (capsular polysaccharide colanic acid biosynthesis protein; catalyzes the formation of GDP-mannose from GTP and alpha-D-mannose 1-phosphate), producing MSQSQLYPVIMAGGNGSRLWPLSRVLYPKQFLCLKGDLTMLQTTINRLNGVECESPVVICNEEHRFIVAEQLRQLSKLTENIVLEPAGRNTAPAIALAALAALRNQPQQDPLMLILAADHVIQNEEAFREAVRCAMPYAEAGKLVTFGIVPDLPETGYGYIRRGAVATPENGADALAFSVAQFVEKPDLSTAQAYVACGEYYWNSGMFLFRAGRYLEELAKFRPDILAACEKAMAGVDPDLDFVRVDEQAFLACPDESIDYAVMEKTADAVVVPMDAGWSDVGSWSSLWEISAKSPEGNVHHGDVISHETENSYIYAESGLVTTVGVKDLVVVQTKDAVLIADRDHVQNVKKVVERIKGEGRHEHHNHREVYRPWGKYDSIDAGERYQVKRITVKPGEGLSLQMHHHRAEHWIVVAGTAKVTLGDEVKLLGENESIYIPLGMTHCLENPGKIPLDLIEVRSGTYLEEDDIVRFQDRYGRI
- a CDS encoding glycosyl transferase translates to MKILVYGINYSPELTGIGKYTGEMVEWMTSRGHEVRVITAPPYYPVWRVHPEYSAWKYKKEQGKATVWRCPLYVPKQPSTLKRLIHLGSFALSSFFPLLAQRSWKPDRVIGVVPTLFCVPGMRLLAKLSGARTLLHIQDYEVDAMLGLGMAGKTPGKIARLAQRFEKSGLHNVDNVSTISRSMMNKATEKGVDPQRVIFFPNWSEVARFRDVAPEQIQAVRKALSLPEDKKIILYSGNIGEKQGLETVIEVAGRFSESPYLFVIVGQGGGKERLEKLVHVHGLSNVVFHPLQSYEALPALLSLADCHLVIQRRGAADAVLPSKLTNILAVGGNAVITAEPETELGQLCEAYPDIAVCVMPESADALAAGIERCLQLPQHNTVAREYAERTLEKENVLSQFIADIRG
- a CDS encoding GDP-mannose mannosyl hydrolase (catalyzes the formation of GDP and D-mannose from GDP-D-mannose; also hydrolyzes GDP-glucose), with the protein product MFLSAEDFATVVSATPLISIDLIVENQAGEFLLGLRTNRPAKGFWFVPGGRVLKNETLANAFIRLTEAELGKSFSLMDGEFYGVWQHFYGDNFSGKDFSTHYVVLGFRLRVDDKQLNLPAEQHKAYCWLTPEALLKREDVHDNSRAYFITQGNGKVPGL
- a CDS encoding GDP-fucose synthetase (bifunctional GDP-4-dehydro-6-deoxy-D-mannose epimerase/ GDP-4-dehydro-6-L-deoxygalactose reductase;catalyzes the formation of GDP-fucose from GDP-4-dehydro-6-deoxy-D-mannose), with the translated sequence MNKKRIFVAGHRGMVGSAIVRQLGQRDDVELVLRGRDELNLLDAGEVDAFFAREKIDQVYLAAAKVGGIVANNTFPAEFIYENMMIESNIIHAAHTHGVNKLLFLGSSCIYPKMAKQPMAESELLQGTLETTNEPYAIAKIAGIKLCESYNRQYGRDYRSVMPTNLYGPNDNFHPSNSHVIPALLRRFHEAAQENAPDVVVWGSGTPMREFLHVDDMAAASIHVMELDQEVWQENTDPMLSHINVGTGVDCTIRELAQTLAKVTGYRGRVVFDATKPDGTPRKLLDVSRLHRLGWYHEISLEAGLASTYQWFLENQQRFRG
- a CDS encoding GDP-mannose 4,6-dehydratase (catalyzes the formation of GDP-4-dehydro-6-deoxy-D-mannose from GDP mannose) encodes the protein MTKVALITGVTGQDGSYLAEFLLEKGYEVHGIKRRASSFNTERVDHIYQDPHAGNPKFHLHYGDLTDTSNLTRILSEVQPDEVYNLGAMSHVAVSFESPEYTADVDAMGTLRLLEAIRFLGLEKKTRFYQASTSELYGLVQEIPQKETTPFYPRSPYAVAKLYAYWITVNYRESYGMYACNGILFNHESPRRGETFVTRKITRAIANIAQGLEKCLYLGNMDSLRDWGHAKDYVKMQWMMLQQEKPEDFVIATGVQYSVRQFVEMAAAQLGIKLRFEGQGVEEKGIVVSVTGHDAPGVKPGDVIVSVDPRYFRPAEVETLLGDPTKAHETLGWKPEITLQEMVGEMVAKDLEAAKKHSLLKSHGYEVAIALES